From the genome of Lutzomyia longipalpis isolate SR_M1_2022 chromosome 2, ASM2433408v1, one region includes:
- the LOC129789208 gene encoding uncharacterized protein LOC129789208, translating to MSSKTHLDASPVDCILQELEKVGDHFDEVKKATKKIESSGEKAVPCEPEGEKWKIIGEKIQQLEREIEIMKATMQEQEKRHSEVVDALMEQRSDNVKLKAEIVSVQISLETERQRRKKGALIICGLPLKATVNAEQVYTNICKKLKIESAAVSAPTPTFRVTKVENKSVGEQRLEICNLGEEQSSLIMQKYREARRSKVFLTSGDLMKEGDTKPVYINESLTGYFQLLFKIARDMRRNDLLKFAWTKSGVLYARKSEKSKIFQIKHRKDLEKFK from the coding sequence ATGTCGAGCAAAACCCACTTGGATGCCTCTCCCGTGGATTGCATCCTTCAGGAGCTGGAAAAGGTGGGTGACCACTTTGACGAAGTTAAGAAGGccacaaagaaaattgagtcTTCCGGTGAAAAAGCTGTCCCGTGTGAGCCAGAAGGTGAGAAGTGGAAGATCATTggggagaaaattcaacagtTGGAAAGAGAAATCGAGATCATGAAAGCCACTATGCAGGAGCAGGAAAAGAGACATTCTGAGGTGGTGGATGCATTGATGGAGCAACGCAGTGACAATGTGAAATTGAAAGCTGAAATTGTGTCAGTGCAAATTTCACTAGAGACTGAAAGGCAACGAAGAAAAAAGGGAGCTCTTATCATTTGCGGTCTTCCACTGAAGGCAACAGTAAATGCAGAGCAAGTGTACACCAACATTtgcaaaaaactaaaaattgaaTCTGCAGCGGTCTCTGCCCCCACTCCAACATTCAGAGTGACCAAAGTAGAGAACAAATCGGTTGGGGAACAACGATTGGAGATTTGCAATTTGGGAGAGGAGCAATCATCTCTCATCATGCAGAAATATAGAGAGGCGCGGCGCTCCAAAGTTTTTCTCACTTCTGGGGATCTCATGAAGGAAGGTGACACGAAGCCCGTGTACATCAATGAATCGCTCACCGGATATTTCCAACTTCTCTTCAAAATCGCAAGGGATATGCGGAGGAATGATTTGCTCAAATTTGCATGGACAAAGAGTGGAGTATTGTATGCACGAAAGTcggaaaaaagtaaaatctttcaaattaaacaCCGCAAGGacttggaaaaatttaagtaa